A part of Winslowiella toletana genomic DNA contains:
- a CDS encoding peptide ABC transporter substrate-binding protein — MTNKFNDRLHLSRRQALVYMAAGAASLALPNLFGIGMAQAAVTPQRKGQMVIGFSQEPTVFNPHMPHIEVDEGIHFSVFDPLFAIDDKGAFIPSLALEVPTVENGGISADGLQFHIKLRDKVKWHDGKPFTAEDVKFTLELLVDPDFRSWRKTGHDLVRDIKVISPTEISWRMDKPFAPYPAILASTFIVPQHILGAVKDKNSTPFNNAPVGTGPFKWVQRVPGDHIELAANTDYFKPGPYLDRVVYKYIPDLNVMYTQFASGDIDVVGLQWISADHYDEAKKLPGKQVDVSSSATIENFAFNLGRPQFQELAVRQAIYYAIDKQTIIDSLYYGLPKPTETYMPLGSYYYNPALPKHEFNLDKAKALLDSAGWKPGADGIRQKNGVRLAFTNSTTAGNHLREQTQQFLQQTFQEIGMEMKIANLPPAVMWGEYWMMSKFDSVIVGMSFLTGADPDTSDYLRSSSIPAKGGAGQNTFQYQSAQVDDLLTQGSKLFVPEERKAVYLKIQEIVRQDMPFLPLFPFANVRGHKQGASNVIPNVNVRIDSWNVGTWYWA, encoded by the coding sequence ATGACCAACAAGTTCAACGACAGGCTGCATCTCTCCCGGCGTCAGGCGCTGGTGTATATGGCGGCGGGCGCGGCTTCGCTGGCGCTGCCCAATCTGTTTGGTATCGGTATGGCGCAGGCGGCGGTGACGCCGCAGCGCAAAGGTCAGATGGTGATTGGCTTTTCTCAGGAGCCAACGGTGTTTAATCCGCATATGCCGCATATTGAAGTGGATGAAGGGATCCACTTCAGTGTGTTTGACCCGCTGTTTGCCATTGATGATAAAGGGGCGTTTATTCCCTCGCTGGCGCTGGAAGTGCCGACGGTGGAGAACGGCGGCATCTCCGCCGATGGCTTACAGTTCCATATTAAACTGCGCGACAAGGTGAAGTGGCATGACGGCAAGCCTTTTACTGCTGAGGATGTGAAGTTCACCCTTGAACTGCTGGTCGATCCTGATTTCCGCAGCTGGCGTAAAACCGGCCATGATCTGGTGCGCGATATTAAAGTGATTTCGCCGACGGAAATCAGCTGGCGGATGGATAAACCTTTCGCCCCTTATCCGGCGATTCTGGCGTCGACCTTTATTGTGCCGCAGCATATTCTCGGCGCGGTAAAAGATAAAAACAGCACGCCATTCAACAATGCGCCGGTCGGCACCGGGCCATTCAAATGGGTGCAGCGCGTGCCGGGCGATCATATCGAACTGGCGGCCAACACCGACTACTTTAAGCCGGGGCCGTACCTTGACCGCGTGGTGTATAAATATATTCCCGACCTCAATGTGATGTATACCCAGTTCGCTTCCGGCGATATTGATGTGGTGGGCTTACAGTGGATTTCCGCCGATCACTACGATGAGGCGAAAAAGCTGCCGGGCAAACAGGTGGATGTCTCTTCAAGCGCCACCATCGAAAACTTTGCCTTTAACCTTGGCCGTCCGCAGTTTCAGGAGCTGGCGGTGCGTCAGGCCATCTACTACGCCATCGATAAACAGACGATTATCGACTCGCTCTATTACGGCCTGCCAAAGCCCACCGAAACCTATATGCCGCTCGGCTCTTATTACTACAATCCGGCGCTGCCAAAACATGAGTTTAACCTCGACAAAGCCAAAGCGTTGCTGGACAGCGCGGGCTGGAAACCGGGCGCCGATGGCATCCGCCAGAAAAATGGCGTGCGCTTAGCGTTTACCAACTCCACCACTGCAGGTAACCACCTGCGCGAACAGACGCAGCAGTTCCTGCAACAGACCTTCCAGGAGATTGGTATGGAGATGAAAATCGCCAACCTGCCACCGGCGGTGATGTGGGGCGAATACTGGATGATGTCGAAATTTGACAGCGTGATTGTCGGCATGAGTTTCCTCACCGGCGCCGATCCTGATACCTCCGACTATCTGCGATCCAGTTCGATCCCGGCGAAAGGCGGCGCAGGACAGAATACTTTCCAGTACCAGAGCGCGCAGGTCGACGATCTGCTGACGCAGGGCAGCAAGCTGTTTGTCCCGGAGGAGCGCAAAGCGGTGTATCTGAAAATTCAGGAAATCGTGCGCCAGGATATGCCGTTTCTGCCCCTGTTCCCGTTTGCCAATGTACGCGGCCATAAGCAGGGCGCCAGCAATGTGATCCCGAACGTCAACGTGCGTATCGACAGCTGGAATGTGGGAACCTGGTATTGGGCGTAA
- a CDS encoding ABC transporter permease, which yields MVVSGVLASPAGAARWWQNRTLRRFLRHRMACAGLILIILMALACAFGPLLLPFDDLHIDLRNRFAPPLTGWHILGSDPLGRDTLARLLMAGRISLLVGFFSMLLSIAFGAVIGIIAGYYGGRTGSVLMRIVDAFLSFPSVFLLLALAAFLKPSPMMITVIIAITSWMEVARIVETEVRSLREREFILAAKMLGLSGRWIMFRELLPNVVGPIIVAATLTVARAILLEAYISFLGYGIQPPLPSWGNMLNGAQQYLVRAPWLALAPGLAITLAVTCFNCIGDGLRDALDSRSQQ from the coding sequence ATGGTTGTATCTGGCGTTTTGGCCTCGCCCGCTGGCGCGGCGCGCTGGTGGCAGAACCGTACGCTGCGCCGTTTCCTGCGTCATCGTATGGCCTGCGCCGGCCTGATTCTGATTATCCTGATGGCGCTGGCCTGTGCCTTTGGCCCGCTGCTGCTGCCGTTTGACGATCTGCATATCGATTTGCGCAACCGTTTTGCCCCGCCGCTGACCGGCTGGCATATCCTTGGCAGCGATCCGTTAGGGCGCGATACCCTCGCGCGTCTGCTGATGGCCGGGCGCATTTCACTGCTGGTGGGCTTCTTCTCGATGCTGCTGAGCATCGCCTTTGGCGCGGTCATCGGCATTATTGCCGGTTATTACGGCGGACGGACTGGCAGTGTCTTAATGCGTATTGTCGATGCGTTTCTGTCGTTTCCCAGCGTGTTTCTGCTGCTGGCGCTGGCGGCGTTTCTGAAACCCAGCCCAATGATGATTACGGTGATTATTGCCATAACCAGCTGGATGGAAGTGGCGCGTATTGTCGAGACCGAAGTGCGTTCACTGCGCGAGCGTGAATTTATTCTGGCGGCGAAAATGCTCGGCTTGTCCGGACGCTGGATTATGTTCCGCGAGCTGCTGCCAAACGTGGTCGGGCCGATTATTGTCGCGGCGACGCTGACCGTAGCCCGCGCCATCCTGCTGGAGGCCTATATCAGCTTTCTTGGTTATGGCATTCAGCCGCCATTGCCCAGCTGGGGCAATATGCTGAATGGCGCGCAGCAATATCTGGTGCGCGCACCCTGGCTGGCGCTGGCGCCCGGACTGGCGATTACCCTCGCGGTAACCTGTTTTAACTGTATCGGCGATGGCCTGCGTGATGCACTGGATAGTCGCAGCCAGCAATAG
- a CDS encoding ABC transporter permease — protein MLNFLLRRLGQSVVLLFLVSLIGFAALTLAPGGPLSQYALTPGMSQQALDRLAEQMGLNRPLPVQYFDWLIHLLRGDWGRSYRDGQPVLAVIFSHLPATLLLMVTSTILAIGIGAWVGVKSAVKRYSLFDDVATMASMIALSIPTFWFGLVAIYFFALKLQWFPAGNMYTMGDGSVLDVLHHLVLPVMVLTFVDVAVWSRYMRSATLETINQDFVKTARAKGLAPRRVLLRHVVGNAMLPMIALAGMQLPTILGGALVAETVFTWPGMGRLFLDSLGYSDYPVVMGLLMFSAILVLLGNLAADIITALVDPRIRPA, from the coding sequence ATGCTGAACTTTCTGCTACGACGCTTAGGCCAGAGTGTGGTGCTGCTGTTTCTGGTGTCGCTGATTGGCTTTGCGGCGCTGACGCTGGCCCCCGGCGGCCCGCTGTCGCAATACGCCCTGACGCCCGGGATGAGCCAGCAGGCGCTGGATCGCCTGGCGGAGCAGATGGGGCTGAACCGGCCGCTGCCGGTGCAGTATTTTGACTGGCTAATCCATTTGCTGCGCGGCGACTGGGGACGGTCCTATCGCGATGGTCAGCCGGTGCTGGCGGTGATCTTCTCCCATCTGCCCGCTACCCTGCTGCTGATGGTGACCTCCACCATTCTGGCGATCGGTATTGGCGCCTGGGTAGGGGTTAAAAGCGCGGTCAAACGCTATAGCCTGTTTGATGACGTGGCGACCATGGCGTCGATGATTGCGCTGTCGATTCCCACTTTCTGGTTCGGACTGGTGGCGATCTATTTCTTTGCCCTGAAATTACAGTGGTTCCCGGCGGGCAATATGTACACCATGGGCGACGGCTCGGTGCTGGATGTGCTGCATCATCTGGTGCTGCCGGTGATGGTGCTGACCTTTGTCGATGTGGCGGTATGGAGCCGTTATATGCGCAGCGCCACGCTGGAGACCATCAATCAGGACTTTGTGAAAACCGCGCGCGCCAAAGGTCTGGCGCCGCGCCGGGTACTGCTGCGCCATGTGGTCGGCAACGCGATGCTGCCGATGATTGCGCTGGCCGGTATGCAGCTGCCGACCATTCTGGGCGGCGCGCTGGTGGCGGAAACCGTCTTCACCTGGCCCGGTATGGGACGCCTGTTCCTCGACAGCCTTGGCTACAGTGATTATCCGGTGGTGATGGGGCTGTTGATGTTCTCGGCAATTTTAGTGCTGCTGGGCAATCTGGCGGCAGACATCATTACCGCGCTGGTCGATCCGCGCATCCGTCCCGCTTAA